ATTCCTTTACTAAGAAggaatatattttagataaaatgaataccttttttaaaaaatcacattAACCAAATGGTTTTGGAATCCTtctatatgtatgtatatatgtaaacTCAACACCTTCTATTTGAGCGATCTTCCGCCCACCCCGGCACTGAAATTAGAGATGGATTCTTTCTACATTCCCAAAGACAACCCTTCAAAGCCCATCGGAGAAGAAGCTCAAGAGTTTAACTGTCCGTATAAGCTTGGGAAAGAACCGGGTTTGAATGAACCGATGGATGCGATGTGGCGGAATGTTACTGTAATGGCCGGAGATATTGTGGTGGTCGGAACTGACGGGTTGACGGACAACATATTCGCCGGAGAATTTGGTCGCTCAATTGGCCGTGGTATACAACGAGAAATCTGTTAGTGCAAACCAGAGGAAAAATGGAATGACGGAGATTGACTTCCTAAGTGTTGTAATTAGGATGTCGAAAACAAATTGATGTGCCATTACAAACCACTTGGATGACGTGTGTGACATGTGCATGGTGACATGGTTATGCTAGCCTAGATCCACAAATCATTTTCGTGTTAAGATGACTCAACTCgaaaacacataaaaaaattcaacccaACTATTACAATTTGGTACCCTAATCTTCACTtaatacataattttattaagttaatacataaatattttactattcgTTGACGACTTAAAATACTTattgacattttcaaataaaataaaattgaatattctATCGATCATAATTGATAAAACAGACAAAAGTATCTATCAATTATCTATTAAGGGCTTAGTTGAGATAAGATATTTGGAGAGTTCATATGTCTAAGGGATTaggtgtaatttttttattttaaataatatgtttcttttaaaaaaaattattcaataatttttcctATCCTTGCTTGAATTAAATATggattgcatttttttttcattttggtaaTGAACAACAATTAACCTACTATGTTTTTTGCACCAACAtggataaataaaatataaaacaaatgagaaatcaaaacttatttatttctcattttttccataaattttattgttttatttttatttttcttctcatggTTGAGTTGTATTTTTCCTCtatcatgatttttttatttgaatctcCCCTGCCATCTTAGCCATGGATGAAATGCTATCATATTTCTACATTCAATTTCTCCAAATTTAAAGAATCATCAAATAATATACGTTCATTTTCACTAATtcttactaaaaaaatatttaaaaacaataaatcttatgattattattttttttttgttatttgttaattttgctttgttttttcatcCTATTTAATGACGTATATAGTTTCCAAATACTTAACACTCATTTCATATGTgagttatatgtatatatatgtacacacACATACCATCAACAACATAAAAACCAATGAGTTTTTTAAATGCTTGGACAAATAAATCTATTAAAATGATCTAACCATCACAACTTTACAATATCAAATTACTATAAAAACGACTATTAGCATTATAAACAagtaatttcaattttgtactTAAAAGCACTTTTACCAACCAACTTATTTTTCTAAGATGTAAAAGCACTTGTCATTATAGTTTATTATCAAAGGTGATTTTCCTTGAATTTTATCATAGAGAGGTAGTTGTTGGAATCCAAAGTTGAAGATGATTGTCGAAGTTGAATATCCAATGTGATTTTCGCCAAAGTTTGTAGTTGTAGATGGTTGTCAGAGAAGTTAGTTGCAGAAAGCTAATCTTGGAAATGGTCACAAGAGTTTGTTGTCGAAGCTTGAAATTCATCGCACAAAGGTGGTCATCAAAGTTGATTTTTCATCGAAGTATGTTATTGGAACCAAAACTTGGTCATCAACGTTTGTTATGCAAAGTCGGTCGTTGGAGGTGGCCACTGAAGTCTATCATCAGAGACAGTTATTGAAGCCAAAAATCAATCATCGAAGTTAGATGTGTGAAAATGGTAGTTGCCAATGGTAGTCGATAGGTGAACCTATTGGAACCATTAGGGAGATGGGAGTTAGAGTGAGTTGGTACAATATACCAACCCAACTCCACCAATATGTAAATTTGATGAGCTAAACAATGAGttgatatattataacaaCTAAACTCATCTCAAATGGGTGTGTCAAACCCCCTTCACATCTGTATTTTATAAATCTAAAGGATACATCATATATCAAACAGAagcaaaagacaaaaatacagaataaaggaaaaagaacaaatttggTAAAATGATTTTCTGTTGAATAGGCCTACATCTCATAATCTCATAAACAGCCAAAATGTCACAAAACGACCTTCATCAAACTTTGCTGAAGGCAGATTTTACTATTAAGGCTGTTACCTAATCAAATCACATCTATGTTCTTAACTGTCAATAACACCTCACTTTACAAAATCCAGAGCCACCATCCTTCAAAGTAGCTTCACCATTGCGATCAACCTTCATAGAATCAGTTTATTTGATACCCTCCAATTCGTTAACCTTTGTCGAGTCATCTTCAACATTATCATCCATAATACTAGACTGCATTTTGCCAACAGATTTGTCCTGCAACTTTGCCAAGGCAGCAGTGttgttaatagaaaaaatgaacatgAAGTTAAAAGCATAGTGAGAGATTGATTTGATGAACTAGCAGACCTTTGACACTTCTGACTTCGTTAAGGAACAACCAAGAGCTTCGCCCTTTAACACGACTGCAGGAAGCATTTCAATGTCGCACCCAAGAACCTTGCATACAACTAAAGTATATGCCCTATGAGCCAGCATTCCCGTTTtcaacattttagttttctgaGGCTTCTGACCCTGATTCTGTGTATTGTTCTTCCCTAGATGAGTAGAATGCTGGAGAAGGCGTCTACAGGTCTTAAAACACTTTGATTTCCTTCCTGCTACTTGGCAAGCTAAACAGGTAAATTCTCCATCGCCATAGTGGTTCTCATAATATCTTCTCAAGTTTTCATTCTCGGTGAACAACTTCAGAAAGAATTTGAACTCTTCGCTCTCCTCAGCTCCATCCATTAACTCCTTTTCACTAACATCATCATCGTTCATAGATCCAAAGAAAGCTGCATTAAATTCTTTACATGCTCTCAAAACTGTTACCTGCAACATTTCGACTTAAATGCTCATCAGCAGAAACTACATATTTTGAACAAGGCATTCGGTTAGTGCTACCAAGGAAccattagtttctttttctaattaacaTAAGACAAGTAACTGCGTGCTCATAAAGAACACCTGAATGGCTGAACCGAATATAGCTTAGTTCAAAACTGCATAGattgttttcttcattaacAAAACTTCAAGACCTtgcaaatttgaaaagagCAAATGCAATAAGATCATCTTACAGGAAAATTATCCATTTCTTCGTCGCTTTCTCCCATGCCTGAAATTGAATTATCTGCATTTCCTACTTGCAGCATGACATCATTATCCTCCCAGGCATCATCATTCTATAGTGAAAAGCAATCAAAATGGATACTTTACACAAGAAACCACAGAGatcaaataaaagttaatCCCGTAATTGCATGAAAACCAACCTCTCCAGAAACCCAATCTTTGGAATTAGAAGTTGGATCTTCAGCTGTCTTTACTTCCTCCAATTTCTGTTCATCCTCATTGACATTCACCGAAACCACTTCATACTCATTATCAACATGAATTTCCTCTAGCTGAACCTACAATTATGTCATAATATAAAGCAATGCCATTATAAAAGAATTCAACTTCGAACACACGGGAAGGCCAGTAAAGTACCTTCAAGTCTCCTGAATTGGCTAATGATCGACTAAGTGGCTCGCCCTTCAACACAATCGTTGGAAGTCGATCAACATCCCAACCAAAAACCCTGCTTACAACCAGACCAAAAGCTCTATGAGCTCGCTTCTTCTTCGTCCTGGATATCGAAAGCGAATGTTGAACAAGCCCAAGACAGTTCTCAAACCTTTTCCCAGATTTCTTTTTCCCCATTCCACCACAAACCAAGCAACAAAACAACCCGCTTTCACAATTCTTCTCGTAATAAACCCTAAGTTCTTCATTCTCCACGAACATCTTCAAAAAGAATTTATACTCTTTACTTTCCATCATTTCCCAATCATCTTcatcctcctcctcttcttcttcgtcaCTCTCTGAATCGGCATTTCTAGCAAAAAATTCCCGGCAGGCATCGGAACCCTCGTCTTGCAATTGCAATGCTGCAAGATTTTGTCGGTCTTCAGACGATACAGGCTGAGCTGCGGGAGTGGGAACGGGCTGAATTGGCGGCCACCAAGATGAGGTGGAGGGCTGATTTTGAAGCGGCTGGGGACAGGGCCAGTTGGGGGCGGAGTCTTGTGGTTGTGGTGGGTCGGGGCGtggttttttcttgttcttgttcttgttctttggCTTATCTGGACCTATGGGTCTCTTGTTGGAGGGAATGGGATTGGCGAGGGGGGTGGATGAATGGTTGTGAGTGGGTATAGGGTTCCTCGGCGGCGGGCCTCGGTGCCAGAGAGCATGAAGATGGAGGACCTCTTGGGTTAGTCTTTCCTCGGAGTAAGGATCCATTGACAACTTCCTCCTCCCGACTCTCACCAACCTTtcgtctttcttctttcttctttctaaaataaagaataataaagttttaacGATGCTAAAATTTCAAGACTACTCTTtaagctttaaaaaaaaaaagtttaaccaatactttcaatcaaaattttaagttaaaaactatagtttaaaatttattacataacCATCTTAgttgttattgttgtaattaattgtcaacaaaaaatatagatatagttgattattatctatattttcttttatttctctggttattgttttttctttttttctaaatagttattggttttttaaaaaaatattttctttctaaactttaataagtaagtttaattaataagtttggttaaactattatttggtaTTTGGTTCTTATATATCGAAGTTagttttttagtacaataattatGGACGGAGAAATAGGAGATTATAACTTTAATATAGTAATTTGAAGCTAAATTAGACCAAAGTATTATATCTAccttctaaaatttaaaattttaacaacttttatcacttaaattttgtatttgatattaattgttataattattcatACATGAAGTTTGAGCTTGAATAAAATGTGGATTATCTCATCCTAATCTCTCAAATCGTCCACAAATCATTTCCAACCATTAAGATTAGACGTGATATAAGATGACTTAAttcaaaaacacataaaataattcaaccaATCCTAATTCTTACTATTTGGGTTGGACAATTCGAGTTATTTGAGCACTTTTAATCTCTACTTACATATATGTTCTAAAAATACAcaatcttatttaattaatacataaatattttactattaattgacgacttaaaatatttattgacgttttcaaataaaacaaaattgaatattctATCcataataattgataaaagttGATGAAAGTGTCTATCAGTTATCTATTAAGAACTtagttgcattttttttttaattttaattaatatgtttcttatacctacttttttttataaaaatttttattcaataatttttcctATCTTTGCTTAATTGGattattcttttacttttataagttttttttgtttggtaacGAACAACAACTAACCTATTATCTTTTGTGCACTAacatagataaataaaatataaaacaaatgagaaatcaaaacttttatttctatttttatttttacttttcttctaattGTTGCGTTCTATTTTTccatgatttcttttatttgaatctCCCCGTCATCTTAGCTGTGGATGAAATGTTATCATATTTCTTCACCAATTTCACATTCAATTTCTCCGAATATGAAGAATCATCAAatatatcttcatttttaCTAATTCTAactagaaaatattaaaagaaaaggataattatgagttttttttgttgttaattttgctttgtttttttgttctctaatCTATTGCGTACATAGTTTTCCAAATTCTTTAACACTCATTTAATATGtgagttatatatatacacacacgatcaatataaaaatcaatttcatgcatacaaaaaatattgttatttaaaatagttaaattggTTAGTTCGACCAAGTAAGTACAAACAATATGTCTTCATTGCTTGTTAGTGATACTGTTAAGAAGCAATGAGTTTTTGGAATGCTTGTGGCAAATAAATCTATAAGAATGACTTGTCCATCCACTTGTTGATCCACATACAACTTCTCAATATCAAATTACTATGAAAGACACAACTATTAACattataaactaataatttcaattttgtactTAAAAGCACTTTTACCAACcaacttatttttctaatcaaaTGTGATTTTTCTTGAAGTTTATCATAGAGAGGTAGTTGTTGGAGTCCAAAGTTGAAGATGGTTGTCGAAGTTAATTATCCAATGTGATTTTCGCCAAAGTTTGTAGTTGTAAATTGTTGTCAAAGACAGAAGTTGGTTGCACAAAACTGATCTTGGAAATCGTCGTAAGAGTCTGTTGTCATAACTTGAAATTCATCACAAAGGTGATCATCAAAGTCGATTTTCATCAAAGTTTGTTATTGGAACCCGAAATTGGTCATCAAAGTTGGTTATGCAAAGTCAATCATCAAGGAGATGTGAAAATGGTAGTTGGTAGGTGAATCTATTGGAAACATTAGAGAGAACGGAGTAAAAAGTGAGTTGGTATAATATAcatgttatgatatatatatttatattttatcatatgtcaattattgtaattgtacATAGTGTCTagtgtttattttattctctatataaataggTAACGTTCCTTTGACTCAATACgaataagaaatatatttatatgaattcAACTCCATCAATATGTAAAGTTAATGGATCAAACAAtgagtttataaattataacaacTCAACTCATCTCAAATTGGTGTGTCAAATACGTTAgcatctatattttataaatatttttcagagtagttttattgtttaattagttgttGTGAAAGGTAACATATTTAACCTaactttttctatatatatataaaagtaaagaataacattatatatcaaacagaagcaaaagacaaaaatacataataaaggaaaagggacaaaattggtaaaatgattttcttttgaataggCCTACATCTCATAATCTCATAAACAGCCAAAATGTCACAAAACGACCTTCATCAAACTTTGCTGAAGGCAGATTTTACTATTAACGCTGTTACCTAATCAAATCATATCTATGTTCTTAACTCTCATTAACACCTCACATTACAAAATCCAGAGCACCATCCTTCAAAGTAACTTCACCATTGCGATCAACCTTCATAGAATCAGTTTATTTAACACCCTCCAAGACGGAGTCATCTTCAACGATATCATCCGTATTACTAGACTGCATTTTGCCAACAGATTTGTCCTGCAACTTTGCCAAAGGCAGCAGCGTTGTTAATAGAGAAAATGAGCATGAAGTTAAAAGCATAGTAAGAGATTGATTTGATGAACTAGCAGACCTTTGACACGTCTGACTTCGTTAAGGAACGACCAAGAGCTTCGCCTTCTAACACGATTGCAGGAAGCATTTCAATGTCGCACCCAAGAACCTTGCATACAACTAAAGTATATGCCCTATGAGCCAGCATTCCCGTTTTCAACACTTCAGTTTTCTGAGGCTTCTGACCCTGATTCTGTGTATTGTTCTTCCCTAGATGAGTAGAATGCTGGAGAAGGCGGCTACATGTCTTAAAACTCTTCATTTTCCTTCCTGCTAATTTGCAAGCTAAACAGGTAAATTCTCCATCGCCATAGTGGTTCTCATAATATCTTCTCAAGTTTTCATTCTCGGTGAACAACTTCAGAAAGAATTTGAACTCTTCGCTCTCCTCAGCTCCATCCATTAACTCCTTTTCACTAGCATCATCATCGTTCATAGATCCAAAGAAAGCTCCATTAAATTCTTTACATGCTCTCAAAATCGTTACCTGCAACATTTCGACTTAAATGCTCATCAGCAGAAACTACATATTTTGAACAAGGCATTCGGTTACTGCTGCCAAGGAaccattagtttttttttctaattaacaTAAGACAAGTAACTGCGTGCTCATAAAGAACACCTGAATGGCTGAACCGAATATAGCTTAGTTCAAAACTGCATAGATTGTTTTCTCCATTAACAAAACTTCAAGACCTTGCAAATTTGAAAGGAGCAAATGCAATAAGATCATCTTACTGGCAAATTATCAATTTCTCCATTGCTTTCTCCCATGCCTGAAACTGAATTATCTATTGGAAGCGTACGATGAACACCCCAAATAGATAATTACCGAATAGAATATTTAGGAGGAAAAATACACTTTATTGGAAGACTAacttttttacatatattctATTCACACTTAGATGATATAGATTACAACATTTCAATCCTATTTATAGGATTATCACCGGCATAACTCATACCACAAATTAAACACAACAATTTAAAACCTACACTTATATAATGTGAAACTCTTACTAAATTAACTCTAAACATTTTAACTCatatctttttaacttttttctaaCTCTCATAAATCAATTCACATATAACTTATTAATTTAAagcatgtttaattttcaacattatCTGCGTTTTCTACTTGCAGCTTGACATCATTATCCTTACGGGTATCATCATTCTATAGTGAAAAGCAATCAAAATGGATGCTTTTAAACAAGAAACCACAGAGATCAAATAGAAGTTAATCCAGTTATTGCACGAAAACTAACCTCTCCAGAAATCAAATCTTTGGAATTAGAAGTAGGATCTTCAGCTGTCTTTACTTCCTCCAATTTCTGTTCATCCTCATTGACATTCACCGAAACCACTTCATACTTATTATCAACATGAATTTCCTCTGGCTGAACCAACAATAATGTTATGATAGAAAACAATCCCATTATAAAAGAATTCAACTTCGAACACATGGGCAGGCCAGTAAAGTACCTTCAAGTCTCCT
This is a stretch of genomic DNA from Cucumis sativus cultivar 9930 chromosome 4, Cucumber_9930_V3, whole genome shotgun sequence. It encodes these proteins:
- the LOC101207110 gene encoding uncharacterized protein LOC101207110 isoform X1 → MDPYSEERLTQEVLHLHALWHRGPPPRNPIPTHNHSSTPLANPIPSNKRPIGPDKPKNKNKNKKKPRPDPPQPQDSAPNWPCPQPLQNQPSTSSWWPPIQPVPTPAAQPVSSEDRQNLAALQLQDEGSDACREFFARNADSESDEEEEEEDEDDWEMMESKEYKFFLKMFVENEELRVYYEKNCESGLFCCLVCGGMGKKKSGKRFENCLGLVQHSLSISRTKKKRAHRAFGLVVSRVFGWDVDRLPTIVLKGEPLSRSLANSGDLKVQLEEIHVDNEYEVVSVNVNEDEQKLEEVKTAEDPTSNSKDWVSGENDDAWEDNDVMLQVGNADNSISGMGESDEEMDNFPVTVLRACKEFNAAFFGSMNDDDVSEKELMDGAEESEEFKFFLKLFTENENLRRYYENHYGDGEFTCLACQVAGRKSKCFKTCRRLLQHSTHLGKNNTQNQGQKPQKTKMLKTGMLAHRAYTLVVCKVLGCDIEMLPAVVLKGEALGCSLTKSEVSKLQDKSVGKMQSSIMDDNVEDDSTKVNELEGIK
- the LOC101207110 gene encoding uncharacterized protein LOC101207110 isoform X2 — translated: MDPYSEERLTQEVLHLHALWHRGPPPRNPIPTHNHSSTPLANPIPSNKRPIGPDKPKNKNKNKKKPRPDPPQPQDSAPNWPCPQPLQNQPSTSSWWPPIQPVPTPAAQPVSSEDRQNLAALQLQDEGSDACREFFARNADSESDEEEEEEDEDDWEMMESKEYKFFLKMFVENEELRVYYEKNCESGLFCCLVCGGMGKKKSGKRFENCLGLVQHSLSISRTKKKRAHRAFGLVVSRVFGWDVDRLPTIVLKGEPLSRSLANSGDLKVQLEEIHVDNEYEVVSVNVNEDEQKLEEVKTAEDPTSNSKDWVSGENDDAWEDNDVMLQVGNADNSISGMGESDEEMDNFPVTVLRACKEFNAAFFGSMNDDDVSEKELMDGAEESEEFKFFLKLFTENENLRRYYENHYGDGEFTCLACQVAGRKSKCFKTCRRLLQHSTHLGKNNTQNQGQKPQKTKMLKTGMLAHRAYTLVVCKVLGCDIEMLPAVVLKGEALGCSLTKSEVSKDKSVGKMQSSIMDDNVEDDSTKVNELEGIK